A genomic window from Peromyscus maniculatus bairdii isolate BWxNUB_F1_BW_parent chromosome 1, HU_Pman_BW_mat_3.1, whole genome shotgun sequence includes:
- the Marchf5 gene encoding E3 ubiquitin-protein ligase MARCHF5 isoform X3, giving the protein MERADPLFLLIGLPTIPVMLILGKMIRWEDYVLRLWRKYSNKLQILNSIFPGIGCPVPRIPAEANPLADHVSATRILCGALVFPTIATIVGKLMFSSVNSNLQRTILGGIAFVAIKGAFKVYFKQQQYLRQAHRKILNYPEQEEA; this is encoded by the exons ATGGAGCGAGCTGACCCTTTGTTCCTTTTGATTGGACTCCCTACTATTCCTGTCATGCTGATACTGGGCAAAATGATTCGCTGGGAGGACTATGTGCTCAGACTATGGCGCAAATACTCAAATAAACTGCAAATCTTGAACAGTATATTTCCAG GGATTGGTTGTCCTGTTCCTCGAATTCCAGCTGAAGCTAATCCTTTAGCTGATCATGTTTCTGCTACCCGTATTTTGTGTGGAGCCCTTGTCTTTCCTACTATTGCGACAATAGTTGGTAAACTGATGTTCAGTAGTGTTAACTCAAATTTACAAAGGACAATCTTG ggTGGAATTGCTTTTGTTGCCATAAAAGGAGCATTTAAAGTTTACTTCAAACAGCAGCAATATTTACGTCAGGCACACCGCAAAATCCTAAATTATCCAGAGCAAGAAGAAGCATAA